CGCGGTTTACCGCGGCATTGGCGGGGATGGGGGGAACTTGCGTCGAGGCGGCGTCGGCGGCGGATGTGCTCGCGCTGATCCACGAGCGCTTCGGCATCGAGGCGTCGGTGTGTTCGGCCACGGCCGAGGTGCCCGGCACCCGGCCGCTAGCCGCCGACACGGCGCCGGCTTCGCTGCAGGATGTGGATGTCGGCGTGGTGCGGGCCCGCTTCGGGGTCGCGGAAACCGGCTCGGTGTGGTTCAGCGAGCGGGAATACGTGGTCAACGCGCTCGGCTATATCGTGCAGCATCTGGTCGTGCTGTTGGACCCCGCGCAGATGATCGACG
Above is a genomic segment from Paraburkholderia phenazinium containing:
- a CDS encoding LutC/YkgG family protein; the protein is MTTREAFLAKVRAAQPDARQRPEVPLFASTGGDPRARFTAALAGMGGTCVEAASAADVLALIHERFGIEASVCSATAEVPGTRPLAADTAPASLQDVDVGVVRARFGVAETGSVWFSEREYVVNALGYIVQHLVVLLDPAQMIDGLQDLYRRPDFREVRYAALVTGPSATADIEGVLIRGAQGVRSLTVVWLAPPARLNEPPGA